AAGAGGATCTCGGCCAGCCGTTATTCGTCCGCGACAACCGCACCGTAACCCTCACAGAAGCCGGTGAAGAACTTCGCACTTTCGCCCAGCAAACCCTGCTGCAATACCAGCAGTTACGTCACACCATCGACCAGCAGGGTCCCTCGCTCTCTGGCGAACTCCATATTTTCTGTTCAGTCACCGCCGCCTACAGCCACCTGCCGCCGATTCTTGACCGCTTTCGTGCCGAGCATCCCTCCGTGGAAATCAAACTCACCACCGGTGATGCTGCCGATGCGATGGAAAAAGTCGTGACGGGTGAAGCGGATCTCGCCATTGCGGGGAAACCGGAAACGCTGCCGGGCGCAGTGGCATTTTCAATGCTGGAAAACCTGGCGGTAGTGTTGATCGCACCGGCTCTGCCTTGCCCGGTACGCAATCAGGTCTCTGTAGAAAAACCAGACTGGTCAACCGTGCCTTTTATCATGGCCGATCAGGGGCCTGTTCGCCGTCGAATTGAGCTGTGGTTCCGTCGCCAGAAAATCAGTAATCCATCCATCTACGCCACCGTGGGAGGCCATGAGGCGATGGTATCAATGGTCGCACTCGGCTGCGGCGTGGCGCTGCTGCCGGAAGTCGTGCTGGAAAATAGCCCTGAACCGGTGCGCAATCGTGTGATGATACTGGATCGCAGCGACGAAAAAACACCGTTTGAGCTTGGTGTGTGCGCACAAAAAAAGCGGCTACAGGAGCCGCTTATTGACGCATTCTGGCAAATCCTGCCAAATCACTAACCCGCAAGAAAGAACCTGAATGCCGGGTTATGAGTCTCATCGTGACAATCATAGCCCAGCTCGTTCAGCCGCGTTTCAAAATCCGGTTCGTGTTCACCCAGTTCGAAAGCTGCCAGCACGCGACCGTAATCCGTACCGTGGCTACGGTAGTGGAACAGAGAGATGTTCCAGTGCGTGCCCAGCGTATGCAGGAACTTAAGCAATGCACCCGGTGATTCCGGGAACTCAAAGCTGAACAAACGTTCCTGTAACGGTTTCGACGGACGCCCACCCACCATGTAGCGGACATGGAGCTTCGCCATTTCATCGTCAGACAGATCCACCACGCTGTAACCGCCTTCGTGCAGTAAGCTGAGGATCTCTTTACGCTCTTCCAGACCACGGCTCAGGCGCACACCGACAAAAATGCAGGCATCTTTAGCATCGGCAAACCGGTAGTTAAACTCCGTCACCGAGCGCCCACCCAGCAACTGGCAGAATTTCAGGAAACTGCCCTTCTCTTCAGGGATGGTCACGGCCAACAACGCTTCACGCTGCTCGCCCAGCTCGCAACGCTCTGAAACGTAACGTAGACCATGGAAATTAACATTCGCCCCAGACAACACATGTGCCAGCCGTTCGCCACGTATGTTGTGTTGAGCAACGTATTTTTTCATTCCTGCCAGGGCAAGCGCGCCTGAAGGCTCCGCCACCGCACGAACGTCCTCGAACAGATCTTTCATTGCGGCACAAATAGCATCGCTATCGACGGTGATGATGTCGTCAAGATACTCCTGGCACAGACGGAAGGTCTCATCGCCGATGCGTTTGACTGCTACACCTTCAGCAAATAACCCCACACGCGGCAGATCTACCGGATGCCCGGCGTCCAGGGCTGCTTTCAGGCAGGCTGAATCTTCAGCTTCCACAGCAATCACTTTGATTTGCGGCATCAACTGTTTGATCAGCACTGCGACACCCGCCGCCAGGCCACCACCACCTACCGGGACAAACACCCGATCGAGATGAGCATCTTGCTGAAGCAGTTCAAGCGCCAGCGTACCTTGTCCGGCAATCACCATCGGGTGATCAAAAGGAGGAACCCAGGTAAAACCCTGCTGCTGCGCCAGCTCAATAGCCTTTGCTTTCGCTTCGTCGAAATTGGCCCCGTGGAGTAAGACCTCACCACCAAAACCACGCACAGCATCGACTTTAATATCGGCTGTCGCCACTGGCATGACGATCAGGGCTTTCAGCCCCAAACGCGAGGAGGAGAACGCAACACCCTGAGCGTGATTGCCTGCCGAGGCCGTAATAACGCCTCGTGCTTTTTGCTCATCAGTCAGCCCTGCCATCATCGCGTATGCCCCGCGCAGCTTGAAGCTATGGACTGGCTGGCGGTCTTCACGCTTCACCAGAATCACGTTATCGAGGCGTGACGAGAGCTTTTCCATTTTCTGCAGCGGTGTAACTTGCACTGCTTCGTAGACCGGCGCACGTAGCACCGCCCGGAGATATTCCGCCCCCTCAGGGGCGGCGGATAAGGGTTGTGATTCGGCCATCATTAGCCCCCAAGTTTGGATTTATCGCGCACCGCACCTTTATCTGCACTGGTGGCAAGGCTGGCATAAGCACGCAGAGCAAAGGAAACTTCACGCTGACGATCTTTCGGCGTCCAGGCTTTATCACCTCGCGCCTCTTGCGCTTCACGGCGGGCTGCAATTTCCTGATCGCTCAGTTTCAACTGGATACCGCGGTTTGGAATATCGATTTCAATCAGGTCGCCATCTTCGATAATCGCGATATTGCCGCCGCTTGCGGCTTCTGGAGAGACGTGACCAATAGAAAGTCCAGATGTGCCGCCAGAAAAACGACCGTCAGTGATCAATGCACAGGCTTTGCCGAGCCCCATCGATTTCAGGAAGGTGGTTGGGTAGAGCATTTCCTGCATCCCCGGCCCGCCTTTTGGCCCTTCGTAGCGGATCACCACGACATCACCGGCCACCACTTTACCGCCGAGAATGGCTTCAACCGCGTCGTCCTGGCTTTCATACACTTTCGCCGGACCGGTAAATTTCAGGATGCTGTCATCCACACCCGCCGTTTTGACGATGCAGCCGTTTTCCGCGAAGTTGCCGTACAGAACTGCCAGGCCGCCATCTTTGCTGTACGCATGTTCCAGTGAACGGATGCACCCTTCAGCACGATCGTCATCCAGCGTGTCCCAGCGGCAATCTTGTGAGAACGCCTGGGTTGTACGGATGCCAGCTGGGCCCGCACGGAACATCTTTTTCACCGCATCGTCTTTAGTCAGCATCACATCGTATTGGTCCAGCGACTCTGGCAGCGTCAGACCGAGTACGTTTTTCACTTCACGGTTCATCAACCCGGCACGATCCAATTCCCCCAAAATACCCAACACGCCACCGGCACGATGGACGTCTTCCATATGGTATTTCTGGGTACTTGGCGCAACTTTACACAACTGTGGCACTTTGCGGGAGAGTTTGTCGATATCGCTCATGGTGAAGTCGATTTCCGCTTCCTGCGCGGCAGCCAGCAAGTGCAGAACGGTGTTGGTGGAACCGCCCATGGCGATATCCAGCGTCATGGCGTTTTCAAATGCAGATTTGCTGGCGATATTACGCGGCAGCGCACTTTCATCATCTTGCTCGTAGTAACGTTTGGTCAGTTCAACAATGCGTTTACCGGCATTAAGGAACAGCTGTTTACGATCGGCGTGCGTAGCCAGCAGTGAACCGTTACCCGGCTGAGACAAACCTAACGCTTCTGTCAGACAGTTCATGGAGTTGGCGGTGAACATACCGGAACACGAACCGCAGGTCGGACAGGCAGAGCGTTCCACTTGCTCGCTTTGTTCATCAGACACTTTCGGGTCCGCGCCCTGAATCATCGCATCGACAAGGTCAAGCTTGATGATTTTATCGGAGAGCTTGGTTTTACCCGCCTCCATTGGACCACCAGAGACAAAGATGACAGGAATGTTCAGACGCAGAGAGGCCATCAGCATCCCTGGGGTGATTTTGTCACAGTTGGAGATACAGACCATCGCATCGGCACAGTGGGCGTTGACCATGTACTCGACCGAGTCGGCGATCAACTCGCGCGACGGCAGTGAATAAAGCATGCCCCCGTGGCCCATCGCGATACCGTCATCCACAGCGATGGTGTTGAACTCTTTCGCCACACCGCCAGAGGCTTCGATTTGCTCCGCAACCAATTTACCCAAATCGCGCAGGTGTACGTGGCCGGGAACAAACTGGGTAAAGGAGTTCACCACAGCGATAATCGGTTTGCCAAAATCGGCGTCGGTCATTCCGGTAGCGCGCCACAGCGCGCGGGCTCCCGCCATATTACGACCGTGGGTGGTGGTGGCAGAACGATACTTAGGCATGCTTTATTTACTCCCGTCTATCTATTAAATGGGACGGTGCGTGCCGTCCCATATTTATACTTAGTGATTAACCTGATCCAACCAGCCGTATTTATCTTCCGTTTCACCGGTAAAGAGGCCAAAGAATGCTTGCTGAATACGCTTCGTTACAGGGCCACAACGACCTTCACCAACCTGAATGCCATCGACGCTACGTACCGGGGTGATTTCTGCCGCCGTACCGGACATGAAGACTTCGTCCGCCAGATAGAGCGATTCACGTGACAGCACTTGCTCACGCACTTCGATATTCAAATCTTTTGCCAGCTTGATGATCGCATCACGAGTGATACCTGGCAGCGCAGAGGAGGTGAATGGCGGTGTGAACAGAATGCCATCTTTCACTTCGAACAGGTTTTCACCCGCACCTTCAGAGATATAGCCATTTACATCCAGAGCGATACCTTCCTGATAGCCATGACGACGCGCTTCACTGCCAACCAGCAGTGAGGAGAGGTAGTTGCCACCGGCTTTTGCCGCCGTTGGGATGGTATTTGGCGCGACACGATTCCAGGAAGAAACCATTGCGTCGATCCCCTGATCCAGTGCTTCAGCACCCAGGTAGGCGCCCCACGGGAACGCGGCAATGATCACATCCGTGGTGTAGCCCGCTGGCGGGTTAACGCCCATGCCCACATCACCGACAAACACCAATGGACGGATGTAGGCGCTGGTCAGGTTGTTTTTGCGAATCACTTCGCGGCACGCTTCCATCAGCTCATCAACGCTTTGGGAAACCGGGAAACGATAAATTTTGGCTGAGTCATGCAGACGTTGCATGTGTTCACGATGGCGGAACACCACTGGTCCTTTGTGAGAGTCGTAGCAACGGATGCCTTCGAATACAGACGTACCGTAATGCAGCGCATGGGACATCACGTGGACTTTCGCGTCCTCCCAGCGAACCATCTCACCATTGAACCAAATGTAATCAGCTTTTTTCGTCGTCATTTTTTCTTCCTGTCACGCTTAAGCGCGGATTTGTTGTGATGTGGTTGTGC
This sequence is a window from Enterobacter sp. RHBSTW-00994. Protein-coding genes within it:
- the ilvY gene encoding HTH-type transcriptional activator IlvY codes for the protein MDLRDLKMFLHLTESRHFGRSARAMHVSPSTLSRQIQRLEEDLGQPLFVRDNRTVTLTEAGEELRTFAQQTLLQYQQLRHTIDQQGPSLSGELHIFCSVTAAYSHLPPILDRFRAEHPSVEIKLTTGDAADAMEKVVTGEADLAIAGKPETLPGAVAFSMLENLAVVLIAPALPCPVRNQVSVEKPDWSTVPFIMADQGPVRRRIELWFRRQKISNPSIYATVGGHEAMVSMVALGCGVALLPEVVLENSPEPVRNRVMILDRSDEKTPFELGVCAQKKRLQEPLIDAFWQILPNH
- the ilvA gene encoding threonine ammonia-lyase, biosynthetic, which produces MAESQPLSAAPEGAEYLRAVLRAPVYEAVQVTPLQKMEKLSSRLDNVILVKREDRQPVHSFKLRGAYAMMAGLTDEQKARGVITASAGNHAQGVAFSSSRLGLKALIVMPVATADIKVDAVRGFGGEVLLHGANFDEAKAKAIELAQQQGFTWVPPFDHPMVIAGQGTLALELLQQDAHLDRVFVPVGGGGLAAGVAVLIKQLMPQIKVIAVEAEDSACLKAALDAGHPVDLPRVGLFAEGVAVKRIGDETFRLCQEYLDDIITVDSDAICAAMKDLFEDVRAVAEPSGALALAGMKKYVAQHNIRGERLAHVLSGANVNFHGLRYVSERCELGEQREALLAVTIPEEKGSFLKFCQLLGGRSVTEFNYRFADAKDACIFVGVRLSRGLEERKEILSLLHEGGYSVVDLSDDEMAKLHVRYMVGGRPSKPLQERLFSFEFPESPGALLKFLHTLGTHWNISLFHYRSHGTDYGRVLAAFELGEHEPDFETRLNELGYDCHDETHNPAFRFFLAG
- the ilvD gene encoding dihydroxy-acid dehydratase, which produces MPKYRSATTTHGRNMAGARALWRATGMTDADFGKPIIAVVNSFTQFVPGHVHLRDLGKLVAEQIEASGGVAKEFNTIAVDDGIAMGHGGMLYSLPSRELIADSVEYMVNAHCADAMVCISNCDKITPGMLMASLRLNIPVIFVSGGPMEAGKTKLSDKIIKLDLVDAMIQGADPKVSDEQSEQVERSACPTCGSCSGMFTANSMNCLTEALGLSQPGNGSLLATHADRKQLFLNAGKRIVELTKRYYEQDDESALPRNIASKSAFENAMTLDIAMGGSTNTVLHLLAAAQEAEIDFTMSDIDKLSRKVPQLCKVAPSTQKYHMEDVHRAGGVLGILGELDRAGLMNREVKNVLGLTLPESLDQYDVMLTKDDAVKKMFRAGPAGIRTTQAFSQDCRWDTLDDDRAEGCIRSLEHAYSKDGGLAVLYGNFAENGCIVKTAGVDDSILKFTGPAKVYESQDDAVEAILGGKVVAGDVVVIRYEGPKGGPGMQEMLYPTTFLKSMGLGKACALITDGRFSGGTSGLSIGHVSPEAASGGNIAIIEDGDLIEIDIPNRGIQLKLSDQEIAARREAQEARGDKAWTPKDRQREVSFALRAYASLATSADKGAVRDKSKLGG
- the ilvE gene encoding branched-chain-amino-acid transaminase, which produces MTTKKADYIWFNGEMVRWEDAKVHVMSHALHYGTSVFEGIRCYDSHKGPVVFRHREHMQRLHDSAKIYRFPVSQSVDELMEACREVIRKNNLTSAYIRPLVFVGDVGMGVNPPAGYTTDVIIAAFPWGAYLGAEALDQGIDAMVSSWNRVAPNTIPTAAKAGGNYLSSLLVGSEARRHGYQEGIALDVNGYISEGAGENLFEVKDGILFTPPFTSSALPGITRDAIIKLAKDLNIEVREQVLSRESLYLADEVFMSGTAAEITPVRSVDGIQVGEGRCGPVTKRIQQAFFGLFTGETEDKYGWLDQVNH